The genomic region TCGCCGAGAGGCCGGCGAAGACGAAGGTTACCAGGGAGAAGAGACTATGCCATGGGCTGAACGACTCGTTGAGCACACCGACGCCAATCAGCGCCAGGCCGGCGATGGCTATCATCGCTGTGGCGGGCCTGTATCTGTAGGCGCGATAGAAGTAGTACGCCGTCACTGCGATCAGGATTCCGAAGACGACCTCCGACGCGTTGAACATCCACCAGGCCGCAGGGACGTAGCAGGGACTTCCGGAGCCTGGGCAGGTTGTGCCTAAGTCGCTGATGTAGTTGCTGTTTACGCTGTAGTTTGGATAGAGTGTCTCGGAGAGCATCCAGAGGATTGCGAACTGCACCCCTCCCACCAGAATCGCCACTCCCGACTTCGCGGGGTTGGATAGCGCCAACGGTGCGATAGAAACGAAGTCTGCTTAAAAGGCTTGGGTCCTCGCGATTGGGAGCGAGTGGGATTGGACCAGTGGCCCAC from Nitrososphaerales archaeon harbors:
- a CDS encoding DUF998 domain-containing protein, translated to MALSNPAKSGVAILVGGVQFAILWMLSETLYPNYSVNSNYISDLGTTCPGSGSPCYVPAAWWMFNASEVVFGILIAVTAYYFYRAYRYRPATAMIAIAGLALIGVGVLNESFSPWHSLFSLVTFVFAGLSAIVTFRFQKTPLSYISVILGLISLAALILYVPSGGAFGTTIGIGPGGLERLIVYPVLMWSISFGGHLIGQEDVHTK